A genomic stretch from Chitinophagaceae bacterium includes:
- the mnmH gene encoding tRNA 2-selenouridine(34) synthase MnmH: MAIQKITVEEFLALSKQHPVLDVRSPGEYTHAHIPGAYSFPLFTDEERKVVGTAYKQQSREVAIKIGLDYFGVKMRKMVEEAESLVISHKPVVKPETGNTKTILVHCWRGGMRSAGVAWLLDLYGFKVYTLVGGYKVFRHWVLEQFEKQYTFNVLGGYTGSGKTPVLEAMLKKGENVIDLEGLAHHKGSAFGALGMPKQPRQEMFENKLSLKLYDAAQQQKPIWVEDESQRIGEVNIPINLWRQMRAQTLYFLDIPFEERLKHITAEYGKQEKEKLVNAIIRIKKRLGGLEAKEAVGALIEDRTEDSFRILLSYYDKQYLKAMHNREGLEALLQKIPCVSVHESNMNQLLQPL; the protein is encoded by the coding sequence CCGGTACTTGATGTTCGCAGTCCCGGAGAATATACCCATGCACATATCCCTGGTGCTTATTCGTTCCCGTTATTTACTGATGAAGAAAGAAAAGTTGTTGGTACTGCTTACAAACAGCAGAGCAGGGAAGTGGCTATAAAAATTGGTCTTGACTATTTTGGTGTGAAGATGCGGAAGATGGTGGAGGAAGCGGAGTCGTTAGTGATTAGTCATAAGCCGGTAGTTAAACCAGAAACAGGTAACACAAAAACAATTTTAGTTCACTGCTGGCGAGGCGGTATGCGGAGTGCAGGTGTAGCATGGTTACTTGATTTATATGGTTTCAAAGTATATACACTTGTTGGCGGCTATAAAGTTTTTCGTCATTGGGTATTGGAGCAGTTTGAAAAACAATACACATTTAACGTACTGGGTGGATATACAGGCAGTGGAAAAACTCCTGTGCTGGAAGCTATGCTGAAGAAGGGAGAAAATGTAATTGACCTCGAAGGGCTGGCACATCATAAAGGCTCCGCCTTTGGTGCTTTGGGTATGCCCAAACAACCCAGGCAAGAAATGTTTGAAAACAAACTTTCCCTGAAACTGTATGATGCGGCACAGCAACAAAAACCCATCTGGGTGGAAGATGAAAGTCAGCGGATTGGAGAAGTAAATATTCCCATCAATTTATGGCGGCAGATGCGGGCACAAACGCTATATTTCCTCGATATTCCCTTTGAAGAGCGGCTGAAACATATTACTGCCGAATACGGCAAACAGGAAAAGGAAAAACTGGTAAACGCCATCATCCGGATTAAAAAAAGGCTGGGTGGGCTTGAAGCCAAAGAAGCCGTTGGCGCCCTGATTGAGGACAGGACAGAAGACTCCTTCCGTATCCTGCTCAGTTATTACGACAAACAGTATTTAAAAGCAATGCATAATAGAGAAGGTCTGGAAGCGTTATTACAGAAGATTCCCTGTGTTTCTGTTCACGAATCCAATATGAACCAACTATTACAACCGCTTTAG
- a CDS encoding c-type cytochrome, translating into MKPRFHSALFFLFAIVSSCNTKQDEELKDSPLLGEGFGISTATILVKDLDSTRNYFTKVLGFKMPEKFQKGIYDGTLSAAVSFADFSAIELLSLNDTGKVVPKDSFLISFAKQYEGVRLYSFFTSSVDTTRNWLHTQGFKIDTPSSGRVATEMPKGWDWDDGGPQWRSIDFNTKNPPAYLPAFMEITGMPYEEINSQWKPYSWRKYYDNNPNGVIGISFLRVVVKDLNVARKEFKKIGLKELQANDTMASFKIAHNHELHVIAPSSPDDKLSKFLKTRGQAVYAIGFEVKNLKETHTFLKKNLPAKALVTDTLLKRLIVLQEYTHGVQFEFIEESKEQAALAKIYSFKEGTKLDSASAKYASNIYTKYCALCHGKDREGHAADYAPSLRSHSLMATTQLPRASYNYLRHAISYGRSGTAMAPYAKKQGGPLDDDDIELLLQWLHELSGVKKPIDMSTKPVTGNVTLGKRLYARNCAVCHGVKGEGVRGPALGNPMLLATASDAFLRYAISEGRDSTAMPSFKDSLSKFEINAITAYLRSRASGWNAPEAIAVTKPLPKDYILNPTSKAPTFTLREGLYVSAEQLAKALKDKTRMIILDARSEAGWHQSHIPGAVSVPYYKEPDKFIKDIPNDSTWIVVYCACPHAASTQVVNTLKRFGYKHTAILDEGVLVWAQRGYPVQHGQGEKSKK; encoded by the coding sequence GTGAAGCCACGCTTTCATTCAGCATTGTTTTTCCTTTTTGCAATTGTTTCATCGTGCAATACCAAACAGGACGAAGAACTTAAAGACAGTCCGTTACTTGGAGAAGGATTTGGTATCAGCACTGCAACAATACTTGTAAAAGACTTAGACAGCACCCGAAATTATTTTACAAAAGTTCTCGGGTTTAAGATGCCTGAAAAATTTCAAAAAGGAATCTATGACGGAACGCTCAGCGCTGCGGTTAGCTTTGCAGATTTTTCGGCCATTGAACTTCTTTCACTTAACGATACCGGGAAGGTTGTACCAAAGGATTCTTTTCTTATTTCTTTTGCAAAGCAATATGAAGGTGTGCGGTTGTATTCGTTCTTCACATCGTCGGTTGATACAACACGTAACTGGCTCCATACACAGGGATTTAAAATAGACACGCCCAGTTCTGGCCGTGTTGCCACTGAAATGCCAAAGGGTTGGGACTGGGATGATGGTGGTCCGCAGTGGCGCAGCATAGACTTCAACACAAAAAATCCGCCGGCCTATCTCCCCGCTTTTATGGAGATCACAGGCATGCCTTACGAGGAAATAAACAGCCAATGGAAACCGTACTCCTGGCGTAAATACTACGATAATAATCCTAACGGAGTTATTGGCATATCTTTTTTACGGGTTGTTGTCAAAGATCTGAATGTTGCACGCAAAGAATTTAAAAAGATCGGGTTGAAGGAATTGCAGGCAAACGACACGATGGCGAGTTTTAAAATTGCACATAACCACGAGTTGCATGTAATTGCTCCCTCATCACCCGACGATAAGCTGAGCAAGTTTTTAAAAACACGGGGGCAAGCTGTATATGCGATAGGTTTTGAGGTAAAGAACCTGAAAGAAACACATACGTTCCTGAAAAAAAACTTGCCGGCCAAAGCTTTGGTAACTGATACCTTACTAAAACGATTGATCGTATTACAAGAATATACCCATGGTGTTCAATTTGAATTTATAGAAGAATCAAAAGAGCAGGCGGCCTTAGCGAAGATCTACAGTTTTAAAGAGGGCACTAAACTCGACAGTGCTTCGGCAAAATATGCATCAAACATTTATACAAAATATTGTGCCTTGTGTCATGGTAAAGATCGTGAAGGCCATGCTGCAGATTATGCGCCCTCTTTACGTTCGCATTCTTTAATGGCAACAACGCAGTTGCCCCGTGCCAGTTACAATTATCTCAGGCATGCAATTAGTTATGGACGCTCAGGAACTGCTATGGCACCTTATGCAAAAAAACAGGGCGGGCCATTAGATGATGATGACATCGAGCTGTTATTACAATGGCTTCACGAGTTAAGCGGAGTAAAGAAACCAATTGACATGTCAACCAAACCTGTTACCGGAAATGTAACGCTCGGCAAAAGATTGTATGCAAGAAATTGTGCTGTGTGTCATGGTGTAAAAGGAGAAGGCGTTCGTGGGCCTGCGTTGGGAAATCCTATGCTGTTGGCCACTGCAAGCGATGCGTTTTTACGTTATGCAATTTCAGAAGGCAGAGACAGCACAGCAATGCCATCATTCAAAGACAGTCTTAGCAAGTTTGAAATAAATGCGATCACTGCTTATCTCAGAAGCAGGGCTTCAGGATGGAATGCGCCCGAAGCAATTGCAGTAACAAAACCGCTGCCGAAAGACTATATATTAAATCCAACCAGCAAAGCACCAACGTTTACTTTGCGTGAAGGCCTTTACGTATCTGCCGAACAACTTGCGAAAGCATTAAAAGATAAAACACGCATGATCATACTTGATGCAAGGTCTGAGGCCGGCTGGCATCAATCACATATTCCTGGTGCTGTTTCGGTGCCTTACTATAAAGAGCCTGATAAGTTTATTAAGGACATTCCTAACGACAGTACGTGGATTGTTGTTTATTGCGCTTGTCCGCATGCTGCATCTACGCAGGTCGTTAACACGCTGAAGCGTTTTGGTTATAAACACACAGCCATTCTTGATGAAGGTGTTCTTGTATGGGCTCAGCGTGGGTATCCTGTACAACATGGGCAGGGAGAGAAGAGCAAAAAGTGA
- the feoB gene encoding ferrous iron transport protein B — MATNKLHIALVGNPNSGKTSLFNNLTGLNQKVGNFPGVTVDKKTGECRISESLTAEIIDLPGSYSLYPRRADEWVSYKVLMNQDQEVKPELVIVVADASTLKRNLLFVSQVIDLKVPVVLALTMMDVARKKDIIVNIRSLERELGIPVVPVNPRKNKGIAQLKKAVDDTANKFYRPPAFDFISNKALATEAVTEVKELLPHLSDYAAIHHLINHESFLLSNDQQNKIEAIEQKNKVQHTRIQAEEIMQRYQRIKQIVQTSITEVSPIKKQMIAEKLDRILLHKVWGYAILLFVLFLLFQSVFLVAQYPMDMIELLFVKTENWFSSWLPGGWLTDLFLNGVLAGLSGIFMFVPQIMILFGLITILEETGYMARIGFLTDKIMRKVGLNGKSVMPMISGFACAVPAIMSVRNIENQKERLLTILVTPLMSCSARLPVYTILIALVIPKKLVLGFLSLQGLVMMGLYLFSVLIALIVSYVAKRFINLKEKSFFILELPLYRHPRYANVLVTMIEKAKIFVFDAGKVIMVISLLLWALSSYGPKDHMQNVTAKYDQLKLANPEQTAALEKEKQAALLQNSYAGQMGKYIEPVIRPLGYDWKIGIAIVTSFAAREVFVGTMATLYSVDSDGTDEQTLRQKMHAAVKPDGTKVYTLATGVSLMIFYLLAMQCMSTLAVVKRETKSWKWPLIQLVYMTGLAYILSFVAYQLLK; from the coding sequence ATGGCCACCAATAAATTACATATTGCTTTAGTCGGAAATCCCAACAGCGGAAAGACCTCCCTCTTCAATAACCTCACCGGTTTAAACCAGAAAGTGGGCAACTTTCCCGGAGTAACGGTTGATAAGAAAACAGGCGAGTGCCGCATTTCTGAATCGCTCACTGCAGAGATCATTGATCTGCCCGGCAGCTACAGTCTCTATCCACGCCGTGCCGATGAATGGGTGAGTTATAAAGTACTCATGAACCAGGACCAGGAAGTAAAGCCCGAACTGGTAATTGTGGTGGCCGACGCAAGTACATTAAAAAGAAACCTGCTCTTTGTTTCGCAGGTAATTGATTTAAAAGTGCCCGTTGTTCTTGCGCTTACTATGATGGATGTAGCAAGAAAAAAAGATATCATTGTCAACATCCGCTCGCTTGAAAGAGAACTCGGTATTCCCGTAGTTCCGGTAAACCCGAGAAAGAACAAAGGAATTGCCCAGTTGAAAAAAGCAGTGGATGATACTGCCAATAAATTCTACCGTCCGCCAGCCTTTGATTTTATTTCGAATAAAGCCCTGGCAACGGAAGCGGTAACTGAGGTAAAAGAATTACTGCCGCACTTAAGCGACTATGCTGCTATTCATCATCTTATCAATCATGAATCGTTTTTGCTCAGCAATGATCAGCAAAACAAAATAGAAGCCATTGAGCAGAAGAACAAAGTTCAGCATACACGTATCCAGGCCGAAGAGATCATGCAGCGTTACCAGCGCATTAAGCAGATTGTTCAAACTTCTATTACAGAAGTATCGCCCATCAAAAAACAAATGATTGCAGAAAAGCTCGACCGCATTCTGCTGCATAAAGTGTGGGGTTATGCAATTCTTCTGTTTGTTTTATTCCTGCTGTTTCAAAGTGTGTTCTTGGTGGCACAGTATCCCATGGACATGATTGAACTGCTCTTTGTAAAAACAGAAAACTGGTTCAGCAGCTGGTTACCCGGTGGATGGTTAACGGATCTGTTTTTGAATGGAGTACTCGCCGGGCTCAGCGGCATATTTATGTTTGTTCCGCAGATCATGATCCTGTTTGGATTAATTACCATCCTTGAAGAAACCGGCTATATGGCACGTATTGGTTTCTTAACCGATAAGATCATGCGCAAGGTTGGACTGAACGGAAAAAGTGTAATGCCCATGATCAGCGGTTTTGCCTGTGCTGTTCCCGCCATCATGAGTGTGCGGAATATTGAAAACCAGAAAGAACGTTTACTCACCATCCTTGTAACGCCGCTCATGAGTTGCAGTGCAAGGCTTCCTGTTTATACCATCCTTATTGCTCTGGTCATTCCAAAAAAACTGGTGCTGGGTTTTTTAAGTCTGCAGGGTTTGGTGATGATGGGACTATATTTATTCAGTGTGCTGATTGCATTGATTGTTTCGTATGTAGCCAAACGTTTTATCAACCTCAAAGAAAAAAGTTTCTTTATACTGGAATTGCCGTTATACCGTCATCCACGTTATGCAAACGTGCTGGTTACCATGATTGAGAAAGCAAAGATTTTTGTGTTTGATGCAGGAAAGGTGATCATGGTTATCAGTTTATTATTATGGGCATTAAGCTCCTACGGGCCGAAAGATCATATGCAGAACGTTACTGCAAAGTATGACCAGCTGAAGCTAGCAAACCCCGAACAAACTGCTGCACTCGAAAAAGAAAAACAGGCTGCTCTTTTACAGAATTCATATGCAGGGCAGATGGGAAAATATATTGAACCCGTCATCCGCCCACTGGGTTACGACTGGAAGATTGGGATTGCCATTGTAACTTCCTTTGCTGCCCGTGAAGTTTTTGTTGGTACCATGGCAACGCTGTATTCTGTTGACAGCGATGGAACAGATGAACAAACCCTGCGGCAGAAAATGCATGCTGCTGTAAAACCCGATGGAACCAAAGTATATACATTAGCCACCGGTGTATCGCTTATGATTTTTTATCTTCTCGCCATGCAGTGTATGAGTACACTGGCTGTTGTAAAGCGTGAAACCAAAAGCTGGAAATGGCCTTTGATACAACTGGTTTATATGACGGGGCTGGCTTATATCTTAAGTTTTGTAGCGTATCAGTTGTTGAAATGA
- a CDS encoding DUF1080 domain-containing protein produces the protein MQKIFFTITIACVVTLACHTTQKTTANKQWVSLFNGKDINDWMVKIQHHDVNVNFGNTFRVEDGIIKVRYDQYGDFNDQFGHLYYKTPFSFFHLKVEYRFVGELQKGAPSYTLRNSGVMFHSQDPRTMPKEQDWPISIEMQFLGGLSDGKPRPTGNMCSPGTDVVYQGKIADSHCINSTSKTYDGEQWVRAELIVLGDSLITHIINGDTVLQYSKPQIGGGVANRYDPKIKIDGKALKSGFIALQSEGQPVDFRKVEIMDLSPVK, from the coding sequence ATGCAGAAAATCTTCTTTACAATAACCATTGCATGTGTTGTAACGCTTGCCTGTCATACCACACAAAAAACAACAGCCAACAAACAATGGGTTTCTCTCTTCAACGGAAAAGACATCAACGACTGGATGGTAAAAATTCAGCATCATGATGTAAATGTAAATTTTGGAAATACATTTCGTGTAGAAGATGGTATAATCAAAGTGCGTTATGATCAGTACGGCGATTTCAATGATCAGTTTGGTCATCTCTATTATAAAACGCCTTTCTCCTTCTTTCATCTCAAAGTTGAATACCGCTTTGTTGGTGAACTGCAAAAAGGAGCGCCTTCTTATACCTTACGTAACAGCGGAGTGATGTTTCATTCGCAGGATCCACGAACCATGCCCAAAGAACAGGACTGGCCCATCTCCATTGAAATGCAGTTCTTAGGTGGTCTCAGCGATGGCAAACCCAGACCAACCGGTAACATGTGTTCGCCCGGTACTGATGTTGTGTACCAGGGAAAAATTGCAGATTCGCATTGCATTAACTCTACTTCAAAAACCTATGATGGTGAACAATGGGTAAGAGCCGAACTGATTGTATTAGGCGATTCACTGATTACACATATCATTAATGGCGATACCGTGTTACAATATTCCAAACCACAAATAGGTGGCGGCGTTGCAAACCGCTATGATCCGAAAATTAAAATAGATGGTAAAGCGCTTAAGAGCGGATTCATTGCTTTGCAGAGTGAAGGCCAACCGGTTGATTTCAGAAAAGTAGAGATCATGGATTTATCGCCCGTCAAGTAA
- a CDS encoding M28 family peptidase, producing the protein MSKLFSFFLLLVFTLSAAAQKLSKSDKLSVQNIRSHVSFLTDDKLEGRRTGTKGEQLASQYIVQQFEKNGLTPKGDNGGYLQPFEMNEGKEVLSSSLFIIDGEHLKVDKDFFPFSWSVNGKGEAIASPSLHESGGAWFWDIKELLIENEKSPHFDLMTSIRSKEKDAAQKGATVLIIFNSGKKDAGVKYDGKDRSAASTIPVIWLQKRMADKIAKDPSHMMDINFKVEQGEKTRKGINVVGYINNNAASTIILGAHFDHLGYGEDHNSRSTELPAIHNGADDNASGTAALIELSRILKKAGNKNNNYLFVAFSGEELGLFGSKYYTEHPTVSFTDVNYMINMDMVGRYNDSSKAITIGGFGTSPSWSTLLYEKKPAFGIKVDSSGTGPSDHTSFYRKDIPVLFFFTGLHTDYHKPSDDFDKINYEGELMIVKYIERLIDRTSKSPKLAFTKTREQQTTTSARFTVSMGIMPDYTFSGGGVKVDGVSDGKAAQKAGLKAGDIVVKLGDFNVSSVESYMQALSKFKKGDATKVKVKRGAEELVFDINF; encoded by the coding sequence ATGTCGAAGTTATTTTCCTTTTTCCTGTTGCTGGTATTTACCCTCAGCGCTGCTGCCCAGAAATTAAGTAAATCAGATAAACTGAGTGTACAGAACATCCGCAGCCATGTAAGCTTTTTGACTGATGATAAACTGGAAGGCAGAAGAACAGGAACAAAAGGCGAGCAGCTGGCATCGCAATACATTGTTCAGCAGTTTGAAAAAAACGGTCTTACCCCAAAAGGTGATAACGGCGGTTATTTGCAACCGTTTGAAATGAATGAAGGCAAAGAAGTCCTTTCTTCTTCTTTATTTATTATTGATGGTGAGCATTTAAAAGTGGACAAAGATTTTTTTCCTTTCAGCTGGAGTGTAAATGGAAAGGGAGAAGCAATAGCCAGCCCCAGTTTGCACGAAAGCGGCGGTGCCTGGTTCTGGGATATTAAAGAGTTGCTGATTGAAAATGAAAAGAGTCCGCATTTTGATTTGATGACTTCCATCCGCAGTAAAGAAAAAGATGCAGCACAGAAAGGTGCAACGGTATTAATTATTTTCAACAGTGGAAAAAAAGATGCCGGAGTAAAGTATGATGGAAAGGACCGTTCAGCAGCTTCAACCATTCCGGTGATCTGGCTGCAGAAACGCATGGCTGATAAAATTGCCAAAGACCCATCACATATGATGGATATTAATTTCAAAGTTGAGCAGGGCGAAAAAACAAGAAAAGGAATTAATGTGGTTGGGTATATCAACAACAATGCAGCATCAACCATTATTCTCGGTGCACACTTTGATCATTTGGGTTATGGAGAAGATCATAATTCAAGAAGCACAGAATTACCTGCCATTCATAATGGAGCCGATGATAATGCAAGCGGTACAGCAGCGTTGATTGAATTGAGCCGGATACTGAAGAAAGCTGGAAATAAAAACAACAATTATCTCTTTGTTGCTTTCAGCGGTGAAGAGCTGGGATTGTTTGGTTCAAAATATTATACAGAACATCCAACCGTTTCTTTTACGGATGTGAATTATATGATCAATATGGATATGGTTGGTCGTTATAATGATTCATCAAAAGCAATTACCATTGGTGGTTTTGGTACATCACCCTCATGGTCAACATTGCTGTATGAAAAGAAACCTGCGTTTGGTATTAAGGTTGACAGCAGCGGTACCGGCCCGAGTGATCATACTTCTTTCTACAGAAAAGATATTCCTGTGCTGTTTTTCTTTACCGGTTTGCATACTGATTATCATAAGCCCAGTGATGATTTTGATAAGATCAATTATGAGGGAGAGTTAATGATTGTAAAATATATTGAACGTCTGATTGACCGGACAAGTAAATCACCCAAACTTGCTTTCACTAAAACAAGAGAACAGCAAACAACGACCTCTGCAAGGTTTACAGTAAGCATGGGAATCATGCCTGATTATACATTCAGTGGCGGTGGTGTAAAAGTTGATGGAGTAAGTGATGGCAAGGCTGCTCAGAAAGCAGGGTTAAAAGCCGGTGACATTGTAGTGAAGCTTGGTGATTTTAATGTCAGTTCTGTTGAAAGCTATATGCAGGCGCTGAGCAAATTTAAAAAAGGTGATGCAACAAAAGTGAAAGTGAAAAGAGGTGCAGAAGAGCTGGTGTTTGATATCAATTTCTAG
- a CDS encoding 4a-hydroxytetrahydrobiopterin dehydratase yields the protein MWTETNNTLYKKFEFNDFSEAFAFMTRVAMEAEKMNHHPLWTNVWNRVEIWLSTHDAGDIVTEKDKKLAGKIDKLL from the coding sequence ATGTGGACAGAAACAAACAACACGCTCTATAAAAAATTTGAGTTCAACGATTTTTCAGAAGCGTTTGCTTTCATGACCCGTGTGGCGATGGAAGCAGAAAAGATGAATCATCATCCCTTGTGGACCAATGTGTGGAACAGGGTTGAGATCTGGCTCAGCACACATGATGCGGGAGATATTGTTACGGAGAAAGATAAAAAGCTTGCCGGTAAAATCGACAAGCTTTTGTAA
- a CDS encoding IPExxxVDY family protein, with amino-acid sequence MKLKIDNELLIEEFFEDTHLLGIMAPLGSHQFVWQVNHGLRFDFRVNNDIEIHLNKKNRQYFFSVFEYKEPNIALSYFLYKNQFDGEYLLPEFKHLDYLWLTKGDLPPAEEEKELIAGIRTIQGVQLVVELTNEKIKNKQHLIL; translated from the coding sequence ATGAAACTGAAGATCGATAATGAATTACTGATTGAAGAGTTTTTTGAAGATACTCACCTGCTGGGCATCATGGCTCCGTTGGGCAGTCATCAGTTTGTCTGGCAGGTGAACCATGGTTTGCGTTTCGATTTCAGGGTGAACAACGATATAGAAATTCATCTCAACAAAAAGAACCGGCAGTATTTCTTTTCTGTGTTTGAATACAAAGAGCCCAATATTGCACTGAGTTATTTTTTATACAAGAACCAGTTTGACGGGGAATACTTACTGCCCGAATTCAAACACCTTGATTATCTCTGGTTAACAAAAGGAGACTTACCACCTGCAGAAGAAGAAAAAGAATTGATTGCCGGTATCCGCACCATCCAGGGAGTGCAGCTGGTAGTTGAATTAACAAATGAGAAGATTAAGAATAAGCAGCATCTGATACTGTGA
- the corA gene encoding magnesium/cobalt transporter CorA gives MGKRSSYLDLVLNPFNLLRTKKILSINPTAPPERREPEQINLFVYDYDAENIHEEKLKDVKDCFMYKHSSRVTWINIDGLRRKDIEEVCNHYNIHQLVQEDILSLGQRPKMDDIDDVIFCLLNMLYFNEQNSTVETEQISIILGDKFVLSFQEDASRDVFNPLRDKLQFRNNKIRQSGTDYLFYTLIDLIVDNYFVVMEKLSDKIELLEEDIVKNSNKRSLARINQLRKEMIVLKRNIAPVRDMVNGILRSESSLLEERTEKYFKDVYDHIVQANDLAENYRDMMMNLHDLYLSNVNLKMNEVMKVMAVVTCLLAPATVIGGIFGMNFESIPWLHNPYGFFIAMALMLVVPVVMIYLFRKRGWF, from the coding sequence ATGGGGAAACGGAGCTCTTATCTCGACCTTGTTCTCAATCCATTTAACCTGTTGCGGACGAAGAAAATACTAAGTATAAACCCTACTGCCCCCCCCGAACGGAGAGAGCCAGAACAGATTAACCTGTTTGTGTATGATTATGATGCAGAAAACATCCACGAAGAAAAATTGAAAGATGTAAAGGATTGTTTTATGTACAAGCATTCGTCCCGTGTAACCTGGATTAATATTGATGGCTTGCGCCGCAAGGATATTGAAGAGGTTTGTAATCATTATAATATACACCAGCTGGTACAGGAAGATATTCTAAGTCTTGGTCAGCGTCCGAAAATGGATGATATTGATGACGTAATCTTCTGCCTGCTGAACATGCTGTATTTTAACGAACAGAATTCAACTGTTGAAACAGAACAGATCTCTATTATTCTGGGTGATAAGTTTGTGCTGAGTTTCCAGGAAGATGCCTCAAGGGATGTGTTTAATCCACTGCGGGATAAGCTTCAGTTCAGGAATAATAAGATCCGCCAAAGTGGAACTGATTATCTCTTTTATACACTGATAGATTTAATTGTAGATAATTACTTCGTAGTAATGGAAAAGTTGAGTGATAAAATTGAATTACTCGAAGAAGACATTGTGAAAAACTCCAACAAAAGATCACTCGCAAGAATTAACCAGCTGCGCAAAGAAATGATTGTACTGAAGCGGAACATTGCACCGGTAAGGGATATGGTAAATGGCATCCTGAGGAGTGAAAGCAGCCTTCTGGAAGAACGCACAGAAAAATACTTTAAAGATGTGTATGATCATATTGTACAGGCTAATGATCTTGCAGAGAACTACCGTGATATGATGATGAACTTACATGATCTGTATCTCAGTAATGTAAACCTGAAAATGAATGAGGTAATGAAAGTGATGGCGGTGGTAACCTGTTTACTTGCGCCTGCAACTGTGATTGGCGGAATCTTCGGAATGAACTTTGAAAGCATTCCCTGGCTGCACAACCCTTATGGGTTTTTTATTGCCATGGCATTAATGCTGGTAGTTCCTGTTGTGATGATTTACCTGTTCAGAAAAAGAGGATGGTTTTAA
- the selD gene encoding selenide, water dikinase SelD: MESEIIRLTQYSHGGGCGCKIAPAVLEQILQSTQTTIVDKNLLVGNSSKDDAAVYDLGNGTAVVSTTDFFMPIVDDAFSFGRIASANSISDVYAMGGKPIMAIAVLGWPVNKLPAELAQQVLDGARSICNEAAIPLAGGHSIDSPEPFFGLAVTGLVNLEHLKQNNTAQEGNVLLITKSIGVGILTTAGKRSLLKEEHKELAPAQMMKLNKIGEALGKLDAVTAMTDVTGFGLLGHLIEMTEGSGLSAELFYNKIPFLEPAKEYAAQSIMPDATTRNWNSYSTKVAFETGVNVMEAFRLLPDPQTNGGILIAVKAEKLAEVQQLFAEHQLASYIEPIGRLIPKAEKVIQVLQ; encoded by the coding sequence ATGGAATCAGAAATTATCCGGCTAACACAATACTCACATGGCGGCGGCTGTGGTTGCAAAATTGCACCGGCCGTTTTAGAACAGATCCTTCAATCAACCCAAACAACTATTGTTGATAAAAATTTATTAGTTGGCAACAGCAGTAAAGATGATGCAGCAGTGTATGATCTCGGTAACGGAACAGCTGTTGTTTCAACCACCGATTTCTTTATGCCGATTGTAGACGATGCGTTTTCATTTGGACGGATTGCATCAGCCAACTCCATCAGCGATGTATATGCAATGGGCGGAAAACCAATCATGGCCATTGCTGTTCTTGGCTGGCCTGTTAATAAACTTCCGGCTGAACTTGCCCAACAGGTTTTGGATGGTGCAAGATCTATTTGTAATGAAGCGGCAATTCCATTAGCAGGCGGACACAGCATTGATTCGCCGGAACCGTTTTTTGGTTTGGCTGTAACAGGATTAGTAAATCTTGAACATCTCAAACAAAACAATACGGCACAGGAAGGAAATGTATTGCTGATTACCAAATCAATTGGTGTTGGAATTTTAACAACAGCCGGTAAAAGAAGTTTGCTGAAAGAAGAGCACAAAGAACTGGCACCAGCGCAAATGATGAAGCTCAATAAAATTGGTGAAGCGCTTGGCAAGCTGGATGCAGTTACTGCCATGACGGATGTAACCGGTTTTGGCTTGCTTGGTCATTTAATTGAAATGACAGAGGGCAGCGGATTATCTGCTGAATTATTTTATAACAAGATTCCTTTTCTTGAACCGGCAAAAGAATATGCGGCGCAAAGTATTATGCCCGATGCTACAACCCGCAACTGGAACAGCTACAGCACAAAGGTTGCTTTTGAAACAGGAGTGAATGTAATGGAAGCGTTCAGACTGTTACCCGATCCGCAAACCAATGGCGGAATACTGATTGCTGTAAAAGCAGAGAAGCTGGCAGAAGTGCAGCAATTGTTTGCAGAACATCAGCTTGCATCATACATTGAACCAATTGGCCGACTTATACCCAAAGCAGAGAAAGTAATACAGGTTTTGCAATAG